From Candidatus Atelocyanobacterium thalassa isolate ALOHA, a single genomic window includes:
- a CDS encoding DUF3086 domain-containing protein, translating to MESNFSQSLDKSINKKILHNVSDNSSHTCEKKQFCSITNSELSKNIFDLENQIKKLIEQLKVLKHERSLAIAKNEDIVNDLSAKQILQEIVQEGLKELKEQKQILIISIKKLERRRNKIREEMRTNFAGVSEDLAIRVQEFKKYLVGSLQDLTETAEQLKLSKKENPINTFQNTEILPQKNTLKNHFTTQRFIKQHLQIERAIKNYQTEPNYYGAPWQLRRTFEMMHAEKVKQWFFLRGGKGAINSTGNRLHDMLVASAIVSILNELYGNDNKILVLASTPERLGEWRRGLQESLGISRSDFGPDKRITLFESSEVLAQRAKKLIHDKFLPLIIIDEAEEQVNLLLLQFPLYFAFINYS from the coding sequence ATGGAATCTAATTTTTCACAGTCTCTTGATAAGAGCATAAATAAAAAAATATTACATAATGTTTCTGACAATTCTTCTCATACATGTGAAAAAAAACAATTTTGCAGCATAACCAATTCTGAACTTTCTAAAAATATTTTTGATTTAGAAAATCAAATTAAGAAATTAATCGAACAATTGAAAGTTTTAAAACACGAGAGATCTCTTGCTATTGCTAAAAATGAAGATATAGTGAATGATCTTTCAGCGAAACAAATATTACAAGAAATAGTTCAAGAAGGATTAAAAGAGCTTAAAGAACAAAAACAAATATTAATAATTTCAATCAAAAAGCTAGAACGTCGTAGAAACAAGATTCGCGAGGAAATGAGAACCAATTTCGCTGGGGTTTCTGAAGATTTGGCAATTAGAGTACAGGAGTTTAAAAAATACTTAGTAGGTAGTCTGCAGGATTTGACAGAGACTGCTGAACAATTAAAATTGTCAAAAAAAGAAAATCCAATAAACACTTTTCAGAATACTGAAATACTTCCTCAAAAAAATACCTTGAAAAACCATTTCACAACACAAAGGTTCATAAAACAGCATTTACAGATTGAGAGAGCTATAAAAAATTATCAAACAGAGCCTAATTATTACGGTGCACCATGGCAACTGCGTCGAACATTTGAGATGATGCATGCTGAGAAAGTTAAACAATGGTTCTTTTTGAGAGGTGGAAAAGGAGCAATTAACTCTACAGGAAACCGTTTACACGATATGCTAGTAGCATCAGCAATAGTTTCTATACTGAATGAACTTTATGGTAATGATAATAAAATTCTGGTTTTAGCCAGTACGCCAGAAAGGCTAGGAGAGTGGAGGCGTGGATTACAGGAATCATTAGGTATTTCTCGCAGTGACTTTGGTCCGGATAAAAGAATTACATTATTTGAATCTTCCGAAGTTTTGGCTCAGAGAGCTAAAAAATTGATCCATGATAAATTCTTACCACTTATCATTATTGATGAAGCAGAAGAGCAAGTTAATCTTCTTTTACTTCAATTTCCACTATATTTTGCTTTTATTAATTATTCATAA
- a CDS encoding photosystem I assembly protein Ycf4, with translation MVSDKLIFYQNVLGSRRLSNFFWAVVTITGGIGFLLAGLSSYLGINLLVVSDTSSLQFIPQGITLIFYGIIGSLLSLYQWFMIVLNIGSGYNEFNKKTNIATIFRWGFLGKNRRIEFTCPLEDVKAIRAEIRDGINAKRKLYLRVKNKRDIPLTRIGEPMSLSDLENQAAELASFLSVPLEGI, from the coding sequence ATGGTAAGCGATAAACTTATTTTCTATCAAAACGTTCTTGGCTCTCGCCGTTTAAGTAACTTTTTTTGGGCAGTAGTAACCATAACAGGTGGTATAGGTTTTCTTTTAGCCGGACTTTCTAGCTATCTAGGTATAAACCTATTAGTTGTTAGTGACACATCATCTCTTCAATTTATTCCCCAGGGTATTACTTTGATATTTTATGGAATAATAGGTTCTCTACTTTCCTTATATCAATGGTTTATGATCGTTTTAAATATTGGTAGTGGTTACAATGAATTTAATAAGAAAACTAATATAGCAACTATTTTTCGTTGGGGTTTTCTTGGTAAAAATCGTCGTATCGAATTTACTTGTCCACTAGAAGATGTAAAAGCAATCAGAGCAGAGATTCGAGATGGAATAAACGCCAAACGAAAGTTGTATCTCAGAGTTAAAAACAAACGAGATATTCCTTTAACTCGCATTGGAGAACCCATGTCTCTTTCTGATCTAGAAAACCAAGCAGCAGAGTTAGCAAGTTTTTTATCAGTTCCTCTTGAAGGGATTTGA
- the ppk1 gene encoding polyphosphate kinase 1 has protein sequence MIQKESVDLTISLKDSKYYLNRELSWLEFNYRVLNEALDTRTPLLERLKFTAIFSSNLDEFFMVRIAGLKQQIQAGVTKLTFDGCTPLEQLVAISERLHFLIKEQDYLFEYTLRNLLAVQGIHLVNYIDLDQKQRTYLHQYFDENIFPVLTPLVVDKSHPFPYISNLSLNLGVVICNPETKEEHFARVKVPSVLPRFVALPQRLYSQTNNKSIVWQGIPLEQVIAHNIEALFSGMIVQECYPFRVTRNADLSVEEDEADDLLLAIEQELRKRNIGRSAVRLEVHASTPTLIRQQLVEDLELEEIDVYDIQGLLGLKDLLYFLSLPYPKLKYESWSSIVPKDLNKIKKITSSNNQKIESNEKDIFSLIRQSDILVHHPYQSFSASVEQFIAQAAYDPSVLTIKMTLYRTSGDSPIIEALIAAAANDKQVVTLIELKARFDEENNIIWARQLEQSGVHVVYGLAGLKTHTKIVLIVRKEGEKIRRYVHIGTGNYNSKTANLYTDVGLFSCREELGADLTDLFNFLTGYSCQKLYRKLLVAPVNMRDRILSMINREITHCRKGGKGHIVAKMNSLVDPKIIEALYLASQVGVKIDLIIRGICCLRPGIKGISNNIRVISVIGRFLEHSRIFYLYNGGKKEVYIGSADWMTRNFVRRVEAITLVNDPNISYKLEEILRITLEDNSQAWQLSSNGNYIRRFPMSNQYEKNSQKIFMEMALKSIL, from the coding sequence ATGATACAGAAGGAATCTGTTGATTTAACAATTAGTCTTAAAGATAGTAAATATTATCTCAATCGTGAACTAAGTTGGTTAGAGTTTAATTATCGTGTTCTAAATGAAGCTTTAGACACTCGTACACCTTTATTAGAAAGGCTTAAATTTACTGCTATTTTCAGTTCTAATCTTGATGAATTTTTCATGGTGCGTATAGCAGGATTAAAGCAGCAAATTCAAGCTGGGGTTACTAAGTTAACTTTTGATGGATGTACTCCTTTAGAACAACTAGTAGCTATAAGTGAGCGTCTTCATTTTCTAATTAAAGAACAAGACTATCTTTTTGAATACACTTTAAGGAATCTTTTAGCTGTTCAGGGAATCCACTTAGTAAACTATATAGACCTTGATCAAAAGCAACGTACATATCTTCATCAATACTTTGATGAAAATATTTTTCCAGTTTTAACTCCTTTAGTAGTTGATAAGTCACACCCCTTCCCTTATATCTCTAACTTAAGTCTGAATTTAGGTGTTGTAATATGTAACCCTGAAACGAAAGAGGAGCATTTTGCAAGAGTCAAAGTTCCTAGTGTATTACCACGCTTTGTAGCTCTTCCTCAAAGACTTTACAGTCAAACAAATAATAAATCTATAGTTTGGCAGGGTATACCATTAGAACAAGTCATTGCTCATAACATTGAAGCTTTATTTTCTGGAATGATAGTACAGGAATGTTACCCCTTCCGAGTAACTAGAAATGCTGATTTATCAGTTGAAGAAGATGAAGCAGATGATTTATTATTAGCTATTGAACAAGAGTTAAGGAAGCGTAATATAGGCAGATCAGCAGTACGTCTAGAAGTTCATGCTTCGACTCCTACATTAATTAGACAGCAATTAGTTGAAGATTTAGAGCTAGAGGAAATAGACGTATATGATATTCAAGGACTATTAGGTTTAAAAGATTTATTGTATTTTTTATCTCTTCCTTATCCAAAACTAAAGTATGAAAGTTGGAGTTCTATAGTTCCAAAAGATTTAAATAAAATCAAGAAAATCACTAGCAGCAATAATCAAAAAATTGAGTCTAACGAAAAAGATATTTTTTCTTTAATTCGCCAATCAGATATTCTAGTTCATCATCCTTATCAATCTTTTAGTGCTTCTGTAGAACAATTTATCGCCCAAGCTGCTTATGATCCTAGTGTTTTGACTATTAAAATGACTCTATATCGAACTTCAGGGGATTCTCCTATTATTGAAGCATTAATTGCAGCAGCTGCTAATGATAAACAAGTAGTTACTTTAATAGAATTAAAAGCCAGATTTGATGAAGAGAATAATATTATTTGGGCTCGCCAACTTGAACAGTCGGGAGTCCATGTGGTTTATGGTTTAGCAGGATTAAAGACGCATACTAAAATTGTCTTAATTGTTCGAAAAGAAGGAGAAAAAATTCGCCGTTATGTTCATATAGGCACGGGAAACTATAATTCCAAAACAGCTAATTTATATACAGACGTAGGATTGTTTAGTTGTCGTGAAGAATTAGGAGCAGATCTAACAGATTTATTTAATTTTTTAACAGGCTATTCTTGTCAAAAACTTTATCGCAAATTGCTAGTAGCTCCAGTTAATATGCGTGATCGTATATTATCAATGATTAATAGAGAAATTACTCATTGTCGAAAAGGAGGTAAAGGCCATATAGTTGCAAAAATGAATTCATTAGTAGATCCAAAAATTATTGAAGCTCTCTATTTAGCTTCTCAAGTTGGAGTTAAAATTGATTTAATTATCAGAGGAATTTGTTGCCTTAGACCTGGAATTAAGGGAATCAGTAATAATATTAGAGTTATTAGTGTAATAGGACGTTTTTTAGAACATTCACGAATTTTTTATTTATACAATGGTGGTAAGAAAGAAGTTTATATTGGCAGTGCAGACTGGATGACACGTAATTTTGTTCGCCGTGTCGAAGCTATCACTCTTGTTAACGATCCTAACATTTCCTATAAATTAGAGGAAATATTGAGAATAACATTGGAAGATAATTCTCAAGCTTGGCAATTGTCTTCTAACGGTAATTATATAAGACGTTTCCCCATGAGTAATCAGTATGAAAAAAACTCTCAAAAAATATTCATGGAAATGGCATTAAAGTCTATACTCTAA
- the plsY gene encoding glycerol-3-phosphate 1-O-acyltransferase PlsY, which translates to MTLLITIFIFLLCYICGSFPTGYIAGLYLKKIDIRNYGSGSTGATNILRNVGKKAAIVVLVLDILKAMTGVLITKLIISNITSDILNPTWNPWLEILGGSSVILGHSKSIFLNFTGGKSVASSLGVLLILNPIVALGTLISFLITLLISRIVSISSIVGVLIANLLTIRSNEPLPYCLFMMSIGIYVIYRHRENIVRLSKGTEPKIGKKS; encoded by the coding sequence ATGACTCTGTTAATTACAATATTCATATTCTTACTTTGTTACATTTGTGGCTCTTTCCCTACAGGCTACATAGCAGGATTATACTTAAAGAAGATTGATATTCGTAATTATGGTTCAGGGTCTACAGGAGCAACCAATATATTAAGAAATGTTGGTAAAAAAGCAGCCATTGTAGTTTTGGTATTAGATATATTAAAAGCTATGACAGGAGTCCTGATAACAAAACTTATAATTTCTAATATTACGTCAGATATTCTTAATCCGACATGGAACCCTTGGTTAGAAATTTTAGGGGGAAGTTCCGTTATACTTGGCCATAGTAAATCTATATTCCTAAATTTTACTGGTGGTAAGTCTGTAGCTTCGAGTTTAGGAGTTTTATTAATTCTAAATCCTATAGTTGCTTTGGGCACATTAATAAGTTTTTTAATTACATTACTTATATCTCGTATTGTTTCAATAAGTTCTATTGTAGGTGTTTTAATAGCTAATTTATTAACTATTAGATCCAATGAACCTTTACCTTATTGTTTATTTATGATGAGTATAGGAATATATGTAATTTATCGACATCGAGAGAATATAGTACGCCTTTCAAAAGGTACAGAACCTAAAATTGGTAAAAAATCATAA
- a CDS encoding glycosyltransferase family 4 protein, producing MLRLLFLSTPVGPLGSGIGGGVELTLYNLAKEMNKRGHQVKIIAPQQSSLPYITCQEIPGIWQEMIQSSKRDTPIIFPRNSVLANMWNSAKKVEDNYDLIVNFAFDWLPLYLTPFFKCTIAHLISMGSMTEAIDDMIRQVDISFPYTIGVHTQEQAKTFPFLKNFYILGNGIDVPLYKFCDNPSNSFSWIGRISPEKGLEDAILAAKTANVKLKIFGKIQDIDYWNNIQTKYSDVDFQYEGFFDTSKLQEKIRVSKAILVTPKWIEAFGNIIIESLACGVPVIAYKRGGPAGLVKNEETGFLVTPDNISELVHAIKNIEKIDRKKCRDYVEINYSLKVLGDRFEEWMLMLKK from the coding sequence ATGCTTAGACTTTTATTTTTATCGACTCCTGTAGGTCCCTTAGGTTCAGGTATAGGCGGAGGTGTCGAATTAACTTTATACAACCTTGCTAAAGAAATGAATAAAAGGGGACATCAAGTGAAAATTATTGCGCCCCAACAATCCAGCTTGCCTTACATTACTTGTCAAGAAATACCAGGTATTTGGCAAGAAATGATCCAGAGTTCTAAGAGAGATACCCCTATTATTTTTCCGCGAAATTCAGTTTTAGCAAATATGTGGAATTCTGCAAAAAAAGTAGAAGATAATTACGATTTGATAGTTAATTTTGCTTTTGATTGGCTTCCACTATATTTAACTCCTTTTTTTAAATGTACTATTGCTCATTTAATTAGTATGGGATCAATGACAGAGGCTATTGATGATATGATTCGCCAAGTAGATATATCTTTTCCTTATACTATTGGTGTACATACTCAAGAGCAAGCAAAAACATTTCCTTTCTTAAAGAATTTCTATATTTTAGGTAATGGCATAGATGTACCTCTATACAAATTTTGTGATAACCCAAGTAACAGTTTTTCTTGGATTGGTCGTATCTCTCCTGAGAAAGGTTTGGAGGATGCCATTCTAGCGGCAAAAACCGCTAACGTAAAACTAAAAATTTTTGGGAAAATCCAAGATATTGACTATTGGAATAATATTCAAACTAAATACTCAGACGTTGATTTTCAATATGAAGGATTTTTTGATACAAGTAAACTTCAAGAAAAAATAAGAGTAAGTAAAGCTATACTAGTGACACCAAAATGGATAGAAGCGTTTGGTAACATCATTATTGAATCTCTAGCTTGTGGAGTTCCTGTTATCGCTTATAAACGAGGTGGTCCAGCAGGGTTGGTGAAAAATGAAGAAACAGGTTTTTTAGTAACTCCCGACAATATTAGTGAATTAGTTCATGCCATTAAGAATATAGAAAAAATTGATAGGAAAAAATGTCGTGATTATGTAGAAATCAACTATTCTCTAAAAGTTTTAGGTGATCGCTTTGAAGAATGGATGCTAATGTTGAAAAAATAA
- a CDS encoding peptidylprolyl isomerase: MIKTRKNYLRTFLNIIFISSLVLTGCSEISSKFNSSDSKREINSTQQMHQIDVNNYTPRLDSTAVVEMSINDSSIIIEINGREAPITAGNFIDLVERGFYNGLVFHRVIKDPTPFVAQGGDPDGTGMGGFVDPKTKQRRYIPLEIKLENDEKPIYNQSLGIQGSASPKSVVLKHKRGSVAMARSAMPDSASSQFYVALSDLDFLNGDYAVFGTVIEGMKIVDNIKEGDRISSMHVISGLENFKK; encoded by the coding sequence ATGATAAAAACGAGAAAAAATTACTTAAGGACTTTTTTAAATATAATTTTTATTAGCAGTCTTGTACTTACAGGATGTAGCGAAATATCAAGTAAATTCAATAGTTCAGATTCTAAAAGAGAAATTAATAGTACTCAACAAATGCATCAAATAGATGTGAATAACTATACACCTAGACTTGATAGTACTGCAGTTGTTGAAATGAGTATTAATGACTCTTCTATAATTATTGAGATTAACGGCCGAGAAGCTCCAATTACAGCAGGAAATTTTATAGATTTAGTAGAACGTGGTTTTTATAATGGTTTAGTGTTTCATCGTGTAATTAAAGATCCTACGCCCTTTGTTGCTCAAGGTGGTGATCCCGATGGAACAGGGATGGGAGGTTTCGTAGATCCAAAAACTAAGCAAAGAAGATATATTCCTTTAGAAATTAAACTAGAAAATGACGAAAAGCCTATTTACAACCAATCTTTAGGAATTCAAGGATCGGCATCTCCAAAGTCAGTAGTCTTAAAGCATAAAAGGGGTTCAGTAGCTATGGCTCGTTCGGCAATGCCTGATTCTGCATCTTCTCAATTTTATGTAGCTTTATCAGATTTAGATTTTCTAAATGGAGATTATGCTGTCTTTGGTACAGTAATCGAAGGGATGAAAATAGTTGACAATATTAAAGAAGGTGATCGAATAAGTTCTATGCACGTAATTTCTGGTCTAGAAAACTTTAAAAAATAA
- a CDS encoding dipeptide ABC transporter ATP-binding protein — MSNVILDVSNLRVEFYINRELNKIAVDGISFQLKRGDILGIVGESGSGKSVTSLAIMGLLQRSGKIALDSQIRYYLTQQEYIETTKLNSKEWTQYRGKKIAMIFQEPMSSFNPLYTIGYQLLEVIELHQTLNKKEAKKKAVELLQSVKVLEDDITLEKKYFSEKIKTKKLRFKSKNNLEHRQIQSYIKKQKETFLQRYPHELSGGQLQRVMIAMAISCKPDILIADEPTTALDVTVQKTILKLLLGLCKQNNISMIFISHDLGVINEVADKILVMYRGKIVERGEKDQILYHPKHDYTKGLIACLPPLKNKIDRLPIISNFSSDKQTVDLFKQKKLIDRIISNKEIQDREKDVIDKKVLLSVKNLTVELNKATILNNITFEVYTGETLGLVGESGCGKSTLSKTILKLLEAKQGSILFDKYEILKFPDNSNFLRKLRKDIQIIFQNPYNSLNPRLTIGQTIMEPMIIHKTEKKYTKRKEIVETLLKLVGLEETSFERYPHEFSGGQRQRICIARALALNPRFIICDESVSALDVSVQAQILNLLKEIQQKFKLTCIFISHDLSVTRFMSDRIMVMRKGEIIELGTAEEIVNTPKIKYTKELLDSVPQFSKNK; from the coding sequence ATGAGCAATGTTATTCTTGATGTTTCTAATCTTCGTGTTGAGTTTTACATCAATAGGGAACTAAATAAAATTGCTGTAGATGGTATCAGTTTTCAGTTGAAACGAGGAGATATACTAGGTATTGTTGGAGAGTCTGGCTCAGGTAAATCTGTTACTTCTTTAGCCATTATGGGTCTACTTCAAAGATCTGGGAAAATTGCCTTAGATAGTCAAATAAGGTACTACTTAACACAACAAGAATATATTGAAACAACCAAATTAAATTCTAAGGAATGGACTCAATATCGTGGCAAAAAAATTGCTATGATTTTTCAAGAACCCATGAGTTCCTTTAATCCTTTATACACAATCGGTTACCAGCTGCTTGAAGTCATCGAACTTCACCAAACTCTAAACAAAAAAGAAGCTAAAAAAAAGGCTGTTGAGTTGTTACAATCTGTAAAAGTCTTAGAAGATGATATTACATTAGAGAAAAAGTATTTTTCAGAGAAGATAAAGACAAAAAAATTAAGATTTAAATCAAAAAATAATTTAGAACATAGACAAATTCAATCATATATAAAAAAGCAAAAAGAAACTTTTTTGCAACGTTATCCGCATGAACTCTCGGGAGGCCAACTTCAGAGAGTTATGATTGCTATGGCTATTTCCTGCAAACCAGATATTTTAATTGCTGACGAACCTACAACAGCTCTTGATGTTACTGTTCAAAAAACTATTCTGAAATTATTGTTAGGTTTATGTAAACAAAATAATATATCTATGATTTTTATCTCCCATGATTTAGGTGTTATTAATGAAGTTGCTGATAAAATCCTGGTTATGTATAGAGGAAAAATAGTAGAGAGAGGGGAAAAGGATCAAATTCTTTACCACCCTAAACATGACTATACTAAGGGGTTGATTGCTTGTCTTCCTCCTTTGAAAAACAAAATAGACAGGTTACCTATAATTTCAAATTTCTCTAGCGATAAGCAAACAGTCGATCTCTTTAAACAAAAAAAATTAATTGATAGAATAATTTCAAACAAAGAAATTCAAGATAGAGAAAAAGATGTTATTGATAAAAAAGTTTTACTATCAGTAAAAAATTTAACTGTTGAGCTTAATAAAGCTACCATACTTAACAATATAACTTTTGAAGTATATACAGGTGAAACTTTAGGCTTGGTTGGTGAATCTGGATGTGGAAAATCAACTTTATCAAAAACAATTTTAAAGTTACTTGAGGCGAAGCAAGGAAGTATTCTATTTGATAAATATGAAATATTAAAATTTCCGGATAATAGTAATTTTTTACGGAAATTAAGAAAAGATATACAAATTATTTTTCAAAATCCTTATAATTCTTTAAATCCTCGCTTAACTATCGGACAAACAATTATGGAGCCAATGATTATTCACAAGACAGAAAAAAAATATACTAAAAGAAAAGAAATTGTTGAAACACTACTAAAATTAGTTGGCTTGGAAGAGACAAGTTTTGAACGCTACCCTCATGAGTTTTCAGGTGGTCAAAGACAGAGAATATGTATTGCAAGAGCATTAGCATTGAATCCTCGTTTTATTATCTGTGATGAATCAGTATCGGCTTTAGATGTCTCCGTACAGGCACAAATCTTAAATCTACTAAAAGAAATACAACAAAAATTTAAATTAACTTGCATCTTTATTTCTCACGATTTAAGTGTTACAAGATTTATGAGTGATAGAATTATGGTAATGAGAAAAGGTGAAATTATTGAGTTGGGAACAGCAGAAGAAATAGTTAATACACCTAAAATAAAATACACAAAAGAACTTCTTGATTCAGTTCCACAATTTTCTAAAAATAAATAA
- the gorA gene encoding glutathione-disulfide reductase has translation MKYDFDLFVIGAGSGGIATARRAAGYGARVGLAEYDRLGGTCVNRGCIPKKLMVYTSHFPESFVESQGYGWSNVSSVLDWPKMITSIQNETKRLNGIYQKMLDTSKVKIFQGRGKFIDNHTIEVGKDKVTADKILIAVGGYPVKPNIPGIEHTITSDDIFNLPKQPKRIVIWGGGYIGVEFACIMRGLGSEVIQIIRRDKILRGFDDDLRLAIQQSMENNNIQILKNSEVTSIEKTPQGLKISTKGNKNNEIVLADTIGLAATGRKPNLDNLGLENINIEINKGAIVVDQYNCTNQPNIYAVGDCTNRINLTPVAINEGRLFADSHFGKSTRIMNYENVPSAIFSNPEAATVGLTEFEASEQYGENGIKVYKSQFRPMYYVLPEKEEKTLMKLIVHKDSDRVIGAHMVGNYASEIIQGIAIAINAGATKAIFDATVGIHPTSAEEFVTMR, from the coding sequence ATGAAATATGATTTTGACTTATTCGTTATTGGTGCAGGTTCAGGAGGTATAGCAACTGCCAGAAGAGCTGCTGGATATGGAGCGAGAGTTGGTTTAGCAGAATATGATCGTTTAGGCGGAACATGCGTGAATCGTGGATGTATTCCAAAAAAATTAATGGTTTATACTTCACATTTTCCTGAGTCGTTTGTAGAATCCCAGGGATATGGATGGAGTAATGTGTCTAGCGTTTTAGATTGGCCAAAAATGATTACATCTATCCAAAATGAGACCAAAAGATTAAACGGTATCTATCAGAAGATGTTAGACACTTCAAAAGTTAAAATTTTTCAAGGTCGTGGAAAATTCATTGATAATCACACTATAGAAGTAGGGAAAGATAAGGTTACTGCTGATAAAATTTTAATTGCTGTTGGTGGATATCCTGTGAAACCTAACATACCAGGTATTGAACATACCATTACTTCTGATGATATTTTTAATCTTCCTAAACAACCTAAGCGTATTGTTATTTGGGGTGGTGGTTATATAGGTGTAGAGTTTGCTTGCATTATGCGTGGCTTGGGATCAGAAGTAATTCAAATCATTAGACGAGATAAAATACTACGAGGATTTGATGATGATCTTAGGTTAGCTATTCAACAATCTATGGAGAATAATAATATTCAAATTCTTAAAAACTCTGAAGTTACTAGTATAGAAAAAACACCTCAAGGCTTAAAAATTTCTACAAAAGGTAATAAAAACAATGAAATTGTTTTAGCAGATACTATCGGGTTAGCAGCAACTGGACGTAAGCCTAATTTAGATAACTTAGGGTTGGAAAACATTAATATTGAAATTAATAAAGGAGCTATTGTCGTTGATCAATACAATTGTACGAATCAACCCAATATCTATGCAGTAGGAGATTGTACTAATCGTATCAATTTGACCCCTGTTGCTATTAATGAAGGTAGATTGTTTGCAGATTCTCATTTTGGTAAAAGTACAAGAATCATGAATTATGAGAATGTTCCTTCTGCAATTTTCAGTAATCCGGAAGCTGCTACTGTTGGCCTAACAGAATTCGAAGCTAGTGAACAATATGGAGAAAATGGAATAAAAGTTTATAAAAGTCAATTCCGTCCAATGTATTATGTTTTACCAGAGAAAGAAGAAAAAACTTTAATGAAATTAATTGTTCATAAAGATAGCGATCGCGTAATAGGAGCCCATATGGTTGGTAATTATGCCTCCGAAATCATTCAAGGTATAGCTATTGCAATTAATGCAGGTGCCACTAAAGCAATTTTTGATGCGACAGTCGGAATCCACCCGACATCTGCCGAAGAATTTGTTACTATGCGTTAG
- a CDS encoding tetratricopeptide repeat protein — protein MLNKIIFFCIVSLFFNFSETIALGLSTPDFVISRYSSEKKLDNLLRQGRKYAENKDYQRAIDIYKEASTLDKNNARIYSGIAYLYTQQNNFQAAAQYYRKALSIDLSNVDFYYALGHSLANIGDNDNAATAYYYAVQLNPKSVKSYIGLGVVLLRKEDYDGAAEAYRRVMTLEPNNPNIFSIMGASLLQQKEFKQAIKYLKSAVKQFPRDTELRMLLATALLQQGQIFSGKEELRIAEKIDPKNLKIQLKIAGILEIQNNLEEALKIYKRISYFNKQSSEAHMGIGRIQMAQKDFLRATITYTDLISIIPQSPLPYYYLGITFKERKKIKEAEKALKQALHLYQKYDNTNGIQKTNELLKKLSNL, from the coding sequence ATGTTAAATAAAATTATATTTTTTTGTATAGTTTCTTTATTTTTTAATTTTTCTGAGACTATTGCTCTTGGTCTATCAACTCCAGATTTCGTTATATCTCGATATTCTTCTGAAAAAAAACTTGACAATTTATTACGTCAAGGACGAAAGTACGCCGAAAATAAAGATTATCAGAGAGCAATTGATATTTATAAAGAAGCATCAACTTTAGACAAAAATAATGCAAGAATATATTCTGGAATTGCTTATCTATATACACAACAGAATAATTTTCAAGCTGCTGCTCAATACTATAGAAAAGCTCTTTCTATTGATTTAAGTAATGTAGATTTTTATTATGCTTTAGGTCATAGTTTAGCTAATATTGGAGATAACGATAATGCAGCTACAGCATACTACTATGCTGTACAGCTTAATCCTAAGTCTGTTAAGAGTTATATCGGATTAGGCGTTGTACTTCTACGAAAAGAAGATTATGATGGAGCTGCTGAAGCGTATAGAAGGGTTATGACTTTAGAACCAAATAATCCTAATATATTTTCTATTATGGGAGCCTCGTTATTACAGCAAAAAGAATTTAAACAAGCCATTAAATATTTGAAAAGTGCAGTTAAGCAATTTCCACGTGATACTGAATTAAGGATGTTATTAGCTACTGCTCTATTGCAACAAGGTCAAATTTTTTCTGGGAAAGAAGAGCTTAGAATAGCAGAAAAAATTGATCCTAAAAATTTAAAAATTCAGTTAAAAATTGCCGGTATATTAGAAATCCAAAATAATTTAGAAGAAGCTTTAAAAATTTATAAACGAATTTCTTATTTTAACAAACAATCTTCAGAAGCTCATATGGGAATTGGACGTATTCAAATGGCACAAAAAGATTTTTTAAGAGCAACTATTACTTATACAGATCTGATTAGTATTATTCCACAGAGTCCTCTTCCTTATTATTATCTAGGTATTACTTTTAAAGAAAGAAAAAAAATTAAAGAAGCAGAAAAAGCTTTGAAACAAGCTCTTCATCTGTATCAAAAGTATGACAATACAAATGGTATACAAAAAACTAACGAACTATTGAAAAAACTTAGTAACCTTTAA